From Streptosporangium album, the proteins below share one genomic window:
- a CDS encoding bifunctional NAD(P)/FAD-dependent oxidoreductase/class I SAM-dependent methyltransferase encodes MYDVVVVGGGAAGLSGALALARARRSVLVVDAGEPRNAPAGHVHNYLAREGTPPAELVAAGRDELTRYGGEIVAGRAEAAVKEGDGFLVTLDGGRGVRARRLLVTTGLVDELPDVPGIAERWGRDVLHCPYCHGWEVRDRRIGVLATGPMGLHQAHLWRQWSPHVLLLLHGTPPPGVEEAERLAAREITVVDGPAAGLEVAGDTLTGVRLASGEVVTLDTVVVAPRFTARAGVLESLGLKPVDVEMGGHVFGSQVPADSTGATDVPGVWVAGNVADVRAQVISAAAAGLNAGAAINADLIAEETRDAVDAYRHRIDTMFEEAAWEERYRAKPAIWSGRPNPQLVAEATGLTPGRALDVGCGEGADAVWLAGRGWQVTAIDISATALERAASHAADTGAEVAARISWTHGDLGDRVPAEGAYDLVSSQFMHLPGEQRRVLFARLAAAVTPGGTLLIVGHHPSDLRTTAHRMHFPDMMFTGEDVAASLDPAAWEVLVAEARPRVVVGPEGGDITIHDAVLVARRRG; translated from the coding sequence ATGTACGACGTGGTGGTGGTGGGCGGCGGCGCGGCCGGGCTCAGCGGGGCCCTGGCGCTGGCGCGAGCGCGGCGGTCGGTGCTGGTGGTGGACGCCGGGGAGCCGCGCAACGCCCCGGCCGGGCACGTGCACAACTACCTGGCCCGGGAGGGCACGCCGCCCGCCGAGCTGGTGGCCGCCGGGCGCGATGAGCTGACCCGATACGGCGGCGAGATCGTCGCCGGGCGCGCCGAGGCCGCGGTGAAGGAGGGCGACGGGTTCCTCGTGACGCTGGACGGCGGGCGCGGCGTGCGGGCGCGGCGGCTGCTCGTGACGACCGGGCTCGTCGACGAGTTGCCCGACGTGCCCGGGATTGCCGAGCGGTGGGGGCGCGACGTGCTGCACTGCCCGTACTGCCACGGGTGGGAAGTCCGCGACCGGCGGATCGGCGTGCTGGCCACCGGGCCGATGGGCCTGCACCAAGCGCACCTGTGGCGGCAGTGGAGCCCGCACGTGCTGCTCCTGCTGCACGGCACCCCGCCACCGGGCGTCGAGGAGGCCGAGCGGCTCGCGGCTCGCGAGATCACCGTCGTGGACGGCCCGGCCGCGGGGCTCGAAGTGGCCGGCGACACGTTGACCGGGGTAAGGCTGGCCTCGGGCGAGGTCGTCACGCTCGACACGGTGGTCGTCGCGCCCCGGTTCACCGCTCGCGCGGGCGTGCTGGAGTCGCTCGGGCTGAAGCCGGTCGACGTGGAGATGGGCGGGCACGTCTTCGGCAGTCAGGTCCCCGCCGACTCGACCGGGGCCACCGACGTGCCCGGTGTGTGGGTGGCGGGCAACGTGGCCGACGTGCGCGCCCAGGTGATCTCGGCCGCTGCGGCGGGCCTGAACGCCGGTGCGGCGATCAACGCCGACCTCATCGCCGAGGAGACCCGCGACGCCGTCGACGCGTACCGGCACCGGATCGACACGATGTTCGAGGAGGCCGCCTGGGAGGAGCGCTACCGCGCCAAGCCGGCGATCTGGAGCGGACGCCCCAACCCGCAGCTCGTCGCCGAGGCCACCGGGCTGACCCCGGGCCGGGCGCTCGACGTCGGCTGCGGCGAGGGCGCCGACGCCGTCTGGCTCGCCGGGCGGGGCTGGCAGGTGACGGCGATCGACATCTCCGCCACCGCACTCGAGCGCGCGGCCTCCCACGCTGCGGACACCGGGGCGGAGGTCGCCGCGCGTATCAGCTGGACACACGGGGACCTAGGTGACCGGGTGCCCGCCGAGGGCGCGTACGACCTCGTGTCGTCGCAGTTCATGCACCTGCCCGGCGAGCAACGCCGAGTGCTGTTCGCCCGGCTGGCCGCCGCGGTGACCCCGGGCGGCACCCTGCTGATCGTCGGGCATCACCCGTCCGACCTGCGGACCACGGCCCACCGGATGCACTTCCCGGACATGATGTTCACCGGCGAGGATGTCGCGGCCTCCCTCGACCCCGCCGCGTGGGAGGTGCTGGTCGCCGAGGCCCGGCCACGCGTCGTGGTCGGCCCCGAGGGAGGCGACATCACCATCCACGACGCCGTCCTGGTCGCGCGCCGCCGCGGGTGA
- a CDS encoding sensor histidine kinase: MRSRLTALILVPTAVGVLLAGTRVVASIDSVAGYQRTASAAEYSGDIRDLAQALGLERDRTAWASLQTSNKGLKSSAEAQKKTVDALVSKVRLDLEAIDESYGARVAKAAKDVAYQLSGLKELRQLFGTTQAERYAFMISPLLQLHEELTLVSDDTEITGNMRALSALAYAKEEVSKERARLLAGYYAPSLINAQEIEKFIASRSRLEEYKANFGVEAGPESNQLLVKAMIDEKMHRAELTKSRAIVLASDPRNTGRLLSDFNQVKQWFSDNSAVLDAMRKVETKVAGDVINRARELEDTEQRNAIIASGLILLLLLLILGLTILIARSMVLPLRRLRAEALDVAGFTLPEVVRKLRVSGNSQTPDIDPISVDTKDEIGEVAKAFDEVHRQAVRLAAEESELRSNISAMFVNLSRRTQTLVERQISLIDGLEKGEEDGGRLADLFKLDHLATRMRRNSENLLVLAGHEPTRRRSQPAKLVDVVRASLSEVEDYERVQIKVHRTISVAGSAANDIVHLVAELVENAIQFSPRASQVVVSSSMIEGGGALLAVSDPGIGMTTEELIETNRSLADPPVVDVSVSRRMGLFVVGRLALRHGIRVQLRPQEAGGLIAMVLFPPELIVEEVQPPITPSWDTESQARQPSGQAASFAQSSFAQSSFGQTSFGQASEPQTSSFGSTSFPALGRRQGEPGAAAPASEFPLPKRPVPGTNGAGSVPNSGFSAWGQSSDEDPATASMPAVRVSPLESEQEEFLPIFASIESAWFRRADDSEGREAGEPARHAAPLQPGPLDPVIEAPTPVNGMPVRGPDHEPVREPDDWQTDADAGWQAARAASDPALGGITSAGLPKRTPKANLVPGAAAGVPSSPMPSLSPERARNRLSSFQQGVRRGRAELNEDPARSLVGNEEGS, translated from the coding sequence GTGCGGTCGCGCCTCACGGCTCTGATCCTGGTGCCGACCGCGGTGGGTGTCCTGCTCGCCGGCACCCGTGTGGTCGCCTCCATCGACAGCGTGGCCGGCTACCAGCGGACCGCGTCGGCGGCCGAGTACTCCGGCGACATCCGCGACCTGGCACAGGCGCTCGGCCTGGAACGCGACCGGACCGCGTGGGCCTCACTCCAGACCTCGAACAAGGGGTTGAAGAGCAGCGCCGAGGCGCAGAAGAAGACGGTCGACGCGCTGGTGAGCAAGGTCCGGCTGGACCTGGAGGCGATCGACGAGTCCTACGGGGCCCGGGTGGCCAAGGCCGCCAAGGACGTGGCCTACCAGCTCTCCGGCCTGAAGGAACTGCGCCAGCTGTTCGGGACGACGCAGGCGGAACGGTACGCCTTCATGATCTCCCCGTTGCTCCAGCTCCATGAGGAACTCACGCTGGTCAGTGACGACACGGAGATCACCGGCAACATGCGCGCGCTCAGCGCGCTGGCCTACGCCAAGGAGGAGGTCTCCAAGGAGCGGGCCCGCCTGCTGGCCGGCTACTACGCGCCCTCGCTGATCAACGCGCAGGAGATCGAGAAGTTCATCGCCTCCCGGTCGCGCCTGGAGGAGTACAAGGCGAACTTCGGCGTCGAGGCCGGTCCGGAGAGCAACCAGCTCCTCGTCAAGGCCATGATCGACGAGAAGATGCACCGGGCCGAGCTGACCAAGTCCAGGGCGATCGTGCTCGCCAGCGACCCGCGCAACACGGGCCGCCTGCTCTCCGACTTCAACCAGGTCAAGCAGTGGTTCTCGGACAACAGCGCGGTCCTGGACGCGATGCGGAAGGTCGAGACCAAGGTCGCCGGAGACGTGATCAACCGGGCCCGCGAGCTGGAGGACACCGAGCAGCGCAACGCGATCATCGCGTCCGGGCTCATCCTGCTCCTGCTGCTCCTGATCCTCGGCCTGACCATCCTGATCGCCCGGTCGATGGTCCTGCCGCTGCGCCGCCTGCGCGCCGAGGCGCTGGACGTCGCCGGATTCACGCTTCCCGAGGTCGTGCGCAAGCTCCGGGTCTCCGGAAACTCCCAGACCCCCGACATCGACCCCATCTCGGTCGACACCAAGGACGAGATCGGGGAGGTCGCCAAGGCCTTCGACGAGGTCCACCGGCAGGCCGTACGGCTGGCAGCCGAGGAGTCCGAGCTCCGCTCCAACATCAGCGCGATGTTCGTCAACCTGTCGCGCCGTACCCAGACGCTGGTGGAGCGGCAGATCTCGCTGATCGACGGCCTGGAGAAGGGCGAGGAGGACGGTGGCCGCCTGGCGGACCTGTTCAAACTCGACCACCTCGCCACCCGCATGCGGCGCAACTCCGAGAACCTCCTGGTTCTCGCCGGGCACGAGCCGACCCGCAGGCGCAGCCAGCCGGCCAAGCTCGTCGACGTCGTGCGCGCCTCGCTGTCGGAGGTCGAGGACTACGAGCGGGTCCAGATCAAGGTGCACCGCACGATCTCGGTCGCCGGAAGCGCCGCCAACGACATCGTCCACCTGGTCGCCGAGCTGGTGGAGAACGCCATCCAGTTCTCCCCCCGGGCCAGCCAGGTCGTGGTCTCCAGCAGCATGATCGAGGGGGGTGGCGCGCTGCTCGCGGTCAGCGACCCCGGCATCGGCATGACCACCGAGGAACTGATCGAGACCAACCGGAGCCTGGCCGACCCGCCCGTCGTCGACGTCTCGGTGTCGAGGCGGATGGGTCTGTTCGTGGTCGGCCGGTTGGCCCTGCGTCACGGCATCCGCGTCCAGCTCCGCCCGCAGGAGGCCGGCGGCCTCATCGCCATGGTCCTCTTCCCGCCGGAGCTCATCGTCGAGGAGGTCCAGCCGCCCATCACCCCGTCGTGGGACACCGAGTCGCAGGCCCGGCAGCCTTCCGGCCAGGCCGCCTCCTTCGCCCAGAGCTCCTTCGCCCAGAGCTCCTTCGGGCAGACCTCGTTCGGGCAGGCCTCCGAGCCGCAGACCTCCTCGTTCGGGTCCACGTCGTTCCCCGCCCTCGGCCGGCGGCAGGGCGAGCCCGGTGCCGCGGCGCCGGCGAGCGAGTTCCCCCTTCCCAAGCGTCCGGTCCCGGGTACGAACGGCGCCGGGAGCGTTCCAAACTCCGGCTTCTCAGCCTGGGGGCAGTCCTCCGACGAGGACCCGGCGACCGCCTCGATGCCGGCCGTACGGGTCTCCCCACTCGAATCCGAGCAGGAGGAGTTCCTGCCGATCTTCGCCTCCATCGAGTCGGCCTGGTTCCGCCGTGCTGATGATTCGGAGGGCCGCGAGGCGGGGGAGCCCGCGCGGCACGCGGCACCCCTGCAGCCCGGCCCGCTCGATCCCGTGATCGAGGCCCCCACGCCGGTGAACGGCATGCCGGTCCGCGGACCGGATCACGAGCCGGTCCGCGAGCCGGACGACTGGCAGACCGACGCCGACGCCGGGTGGCAGGCCGCCCGGGCGGCGAGCGATCCCGCCCTCGGCGGGATCACCTCGGCGGGTCTGCCCAAGCGGACCCCCAAGGCCAACCTGGTGCCCGGTGCCGCGGCCGGCGTGCCGTCCAGCCCGATGCCGTCGCTCTCGCCCGAACGGGCCCGTAACCGTTTGTCGAGTTTCCAGCAGGGGGTACGGCGGGGCCGTGCCGAACTGAACGAAGACCCCGCCAGGAGCCTGGTGGGCAATGAGGAGGGCTCGTGA
- a CDS encoding PadR family transcriptional regulator yields the protein MTLRRTHRDLVGLTVLALLSIRPSHPYELHRLIVETHKDYVTGLPRSLYHAVDRLAGEELISPVETTREGRRPERTVYEITAEGTAELQSRLRRLLEEPDHDSRVFLAAISLIGCLPPGEAGRCLRTRAATLKGGVVACDAHISALTASGLPSILMLEVECERALRAAELDWVHGVIARLESGELGWSDSSKSGLLTDLLGEEQPHSTSQEER from the coding sequence ATGACACTGCGACGGACCCATCGCGACCTGGTCGGGCTGACCGTGCTCGCATTGCTCTCCATACGGCCCAGCCATCCCTACGAGTTGCACCGGCTCATCGTCGAGACGCACAAGGACTACGTCACGGGCCTGCCCCGCAGCCTCTACCACGCGGTGGACCGGCTGGCCGGGGAGGAGCTGATCAGTCCTGTCGAGACAACGAGGGAAGGCCGCCGGCCCGAGCGCACGGTGTACGAGATCACGGCCGAGGGCACGGCGGAGCTTCAGAGCCGCCTCCGGCGCCTGCTGGAGGAGCCGGACCATGACAGCCGCGTGTTCCTGGCGGCGATCTCCCTCATCGGCTGTCTGCCACCTGGGGAGGCCGGGCGGTGCCTGCGGACGCGGGCCGCCACCCTGAAGGGCGGGGTGGTGGCCTGCGACGCCCACATCAGCGCGCTCACCGCCAGTGGTCTGCCCTCGATCCTCATGCTCGAAGTGGAGTGCGAGCGCGCCCTCCGGGCGGCGGAGCTCGACTGGGTGCATGGAGTGATCGCACGCCTGGAGTCGGGCGAGCTCGGATGGTCCGACTCTTCGAAAAGCGGCCTGCTGACCGACCTTCTTGGTGAGGAGCAGCCGCACTCCA
- a CDS encoding P-II family nitrogen regulator, with protein MRLITAVIKPFKLDDVKAALEQFGVKGMTVSEASGYGRQRGHTEVYRGAEYQVDLVPKVRLEVLTEEEDAEDVIDVIVKAAQTGKIGDGKVWSVPVDTVIRVRTGERGPEAL; from the coding sequence ATGAGACTCATCACCGCGGTCATCAAGCCCTTCAAGCTCGATGACGTGAAGGCAGCCCTGGAGCAGTTCGGCGTCAAGGGCATGACGGTCAGCGAGGCCAGCGGGTACGGCCGCCAGCGCGGCCACACCGAGGTCTACCGGGGCGCCGAGTACCAGGTGGACCTGGTGCCCAAGGTCCGGCTTGAGGTGCTCACCGAGGAGGAGGACGCCGAGGACGTCATCGACGTCATCGTCAAGGCCGCGCAGACCGGCAAGATCGGTGACGGCAAGGTCTGGTCCGTTCCGGTGGACACGGTGATCCGGGTCCGCACCGGAGAGCGCGGACCCGAGGCGCTCTAG
- a CDS encoding ABC transporter substrate-binding protein, with protein MTIRMARAAAAVLLSALALTACGSSGGDQATEGPTRTIKHAMGETEVPDSPKRVIVLDTDKLDTMVSLGLTPVGAAQASENQAWPKYLGSALNATKPVGTLQAPNLEAIAALKPDLILGTKFRQEQFYDKLRQIAPTVFTEKVGITWKENLLLDADALGRKAQAEKLLADYRSRARSLGGSGAVNVSIVRFMPAQIRMYGPESFSGIVVGDAGFGRPEPQRLATAQDKRFGELSQENLSQADGDVLFYSAYGAQAAESQATVTGGPLWKNLPVVKDGKAHNVDDETWMTGIGVTAAGKILDDLEKYAKP; from the coding sequence ATGACCATCCGTATGGCCAGGGCCGCGGCCGCCGTCCTGCTGTCCGCTCTCGCCCTCACGGCCTGCGGCTCCTCCGGCGGCGACCAGGCCACCGAGGGTCCAACCCGCACGATCAAGCACGCGATGGGCGAGACGGAGGTGCCCGACTCTCCCAAGCGGGTCATCGTGCTCGATACGGACAAGCTCGACACCATGGTGTCCCTGGGCCTCACACCGGTCGGCGCCGCACAGGCGTCCGAGAATCAGGCATGGCCGAAATACCTGGGATCCGCCCTGAACGCCACCAAGCCGGTCGGCACCCTTCAGGCACCCAACCTTGAGGCCATCGCGGCGCTCAAGCCGGACCTGATCCTGGGCACGAAGTTCCGGCAGGAGCAGTTCTACGACAAGCTCCGCCAGATCGCCCCCACCGTGTTCACCGAGAAGGTCGGGATCACCTGGAAGGAGAACCTGCTCCTCGACGCCGACGCGCTGGGCAGGAAGGCACAGGCGGAGAAGCTCCTCGCCGACTACCGGTCCCGGGCACGATCTCTCGGCGGCTCCGGCGCGGTCAACGTGAGCATCGTGCGCTTCATGCCCGCGCAGATCCGGATGTACGGCCCCGAGTCGTTCAGCGGCATCGTTGTCGGCGACGCCGGTTTCGGCCGTCCCGAACCGCAGCGGCTGGCAACCGCCCAGGACAAGCGGTTCGGCGAGCTGAGTCAGGAGAACCTCTCCCAGGCCGACGGCGACGTGCTCTTCTACAGCGCCTACGGCGCCCAGGCCGCGGAGAGCCAGGCCACGGTCACCGGAGGCCCCCTCTGGAAGAACCTGCCGGTGGTGAAGGACGGTAAGGCTCACAACGTGGACGACGAGACCTGGATGACCGGCATCGGCGTCACCGCCGCCGGGAAGATCCTCGACGACCTGGAGAAGTACGCGAAGCCGTAG
- a CDS encoding [protein-PII] uridylyltransferase gives MRGDTRSYAAARKERAADIDRWLTDLLRSACGTPYGRTGKNGDPRSTDERGALSGVALVAVGSLGRAELAPGSDLDLVLLHNGRDDVARIADRIWYPIWDSGVGLDHSVRTVDEAAMVARGDLKAVLGLIQARHVAGDPELTRAAREVVLSEWRSDSKRRLGELRDATDKRAEASGELSFLLEPDLKDSHGGIRDVQAMQAVAAAWVASAPGPRVREAYELLLDVRHALHLVTARGADRLVLQEQDAVAGTLGLLDAEALMRRLAEAGRTVAHAFDATWRTVDRLLTGPTPRGRRPLADGVVEHGGEVVLARGVNPRKDPALVLRAAAAAAEAGLPLAPATVNALAAQSPPLPVPWPDDARDALVALLGAGRAAVPVWEELDQAGVLVRLLPDWERVRHRPQRNPVHRYTVDRHLIEAAAGAASFTREVSRPDLLLISALLHDIGKGWPGDHSTTGAVVARDIGTRIGLSPADVDTLETVVRHHLLLPETATRRDLDDPVTISRVAQAVGSREVLELLAALAVADGNATGPAAWNSWKASLVADLVRRVRSVLSGTPLPPAPALSTAQASLARHGGGAIRVNGGAVTVVAPDRAGLLWRAAGVLAAHRMVVRAASAASAGSTAVIEFSVVPEYGSPPDPATLEADLRLVLAGRLDIEQRLARRTRSLRPARVPVAPPRVTLVDDASNTATVVEVRAHDRPGLLWRIGRAFGDCGLDVRAARVETLGAEVVDVFYVVDRVGRPLTDEAQRTQVRDHVLAALR, from the coding sequence GTGAGAGGCGACACTCGCTCGTACGCCGCGGCCCGTAAGGAACGGGCCGCGGACATCGACCGCTGGCTGACGGACCTGCTCCGGAGCGCCTGTGGCACACCGTACGGGCGCACTGGAAAGAACGGGGATCCCAGAAGCACCGACGAGCGCGGCGCCCTCAGCGGCGTCGCGCTCGTCGCGGTGGGAAGCCTGGGCCGCGCGGAGCTCGCTCCGGGCAGCGACCTGGACCTGGTCCTCCTGCACAACGGCCGTGACGACGTGGCCCGCATCGCCGACCGCATCTGGTATCCCATCTGGGACTCCGGAGTCGGTCTCGACCACTCGGTGCGGACCGTGGACGAGGCGGCCATGGTCGCCAGGGGCGACCTCAAGGCGGTGCTCGGGCTGATCCAGGCCCGCCACGTGGCGGGGGATCCCGAGCTGACGCGGGCGGCGCGCGAGGTCGTGCTGTCGGAGTGGCGGTCCGACTCCAAGCGCCGGCTGGGTGAGCTGCGCGACGCCACCGACAAGCGCGCCGAGGCGAGCGGCGAGCTGTCGTTCCTGCTCGAACCCGATCTCAAGGACTCGCACGGCGGGATCCGCGACGTGCAGGCGATGCAGGCCGTGGCCGCCGCCTGGGTCGCCTCGGCTCCGGGCCCCCGGGTCCGTGAGGCCTACGAACTCCTGCTCGACGTACGGCATGCCCTGCACCTGGTGACAGCCAGGGGAGCCGACCGCCTGGTGCTCCAGGAGCAGGACGCGGTCGCCGGAACGCTGGGCCTGCTCGATGCCGAGGCGCTGATGCGCAGACTCGCCGAGGCAGGGCGGACCGTCGCGCACGCCTTCGACGCCACCTGGCGCACCGTCGACCGGCTGCTGACAGGTCCCACGCCGAGGGGTCGCCGCCCGCTCGCCGACGGTGTCGTGGAGCACGGCGGCGAGGTCGTGCTCGCCCGCGGGGTCAATCCGCGCAAGGACCCGGCGCTCGTGCTCCGCGCCGCCGCGGCCGCGGCGGAGGCGGGACTGCCTCTCGCGCCCGCCACCGTGAACGCGCTGGCCGCGCAGTCCCCGCCGCTCCCGGTCCCGTGGCCGGATGACGCACGGGACGCGCTGGTCGCGCTGCTCGGCGCGGGGCGTGCGGCGGTGCCGGTCTGGGAGGAGCTGGACCAGGCGGGGGTGCTGGTCCGGTTGCTGCCCGACTGGGAGCGGGTGCGGCACCGCCCGCAGCGCAACCCCGTGCACCGCTACACCGTGGACCGGCACCTGATCGAGGCCGCCGCCGGGGCCGCCTCCTTCACCCGTGAGGTGTCCCGGCCCGACCTGCTGCTCATCTCCGCGCTCCTGCACGACATCGGCAAGGGCTGGCCCGGTGACCACTCGACCACCGGCGCGGTCGTGGCCCGTGACATCGGCACCCGGATCGGCCTGTCCCCGGCGGACGTGGACACCCTGGAGACCGTGGTCCGCCACCACCTCCTGCTGCCCGAGACGGCGACCCGCCGCGATCTGGACGATCCGGTGACGATCTCCCGGGTGGCGCAGGCCGTCGGCTCGCGCGAGGTCCTCGAACTGCTGGCCGCGCTCGCCGTGGCCGACGGCAACGCGACCGGACCGGCGGCCTGGAACTCCTGGAAGGCTTCCCTGGTCGCCGATCTGGTCCGCCGGGTGCGCTCGGTCCTGTCCGGCACACCGCTGCCCCCCGCGCCGGCGCTCTCGACGGCCCAGGCCTCCCTCGCCCGGCACGGTGGCGGCGCCATACGGGTCAACGGGGGAGCGGTCACCGTGGTCGCCCCCGACAGGGCGGGGCTGCTCTGGCGCGCGGCCGGAGTACTGGCCGCGCACCGGATGGTGGTCCGTGCCGCCTCGGCCGCCTCGGCGGGATCCACCGCCGTCATCGAGTTCTCCGTGGTCCCCGAGTACGGCTCACCGCCCGACCCGGCGACGCTGGAGGCCGACCTGCGGCTGGTTCTGGCCGGCCGGCTCGACATCGAGCAGCGCCTGGCCAGGAGGACCAGGTCCCTGCGGCCGGCTCGCGTGCCGGTGGCTCCGCCACGGGTCACACTTGTAGACGACGCGTCCAATACGGCGACCGTCGTGGAGGTGCGCGCTCACGACCGCCCCGGACTGTTGTGGCGGATCGGTAGAGCTTTTGGGGACTGTGGTCTTGACGTACGAGCCGCGCGTGTGGAGACTCTCGGCGCAGAGGTGGTGGACGTCTTCTATGTCGTGGATCGGGTCGGACGTCCTCTGACTGATGAGGCTCAACGGACACAGGTACGGGACCACGTGCTCGCAGCCTTGCGATAA
- a CDS encoding cupin domain-containing protein: MMKTSPIDLFHSAIRLYDNGRVQAEERQMHGELNGWTVATFHVETDEDVHPDYWEMHPGAEEAVCVLAGGVRIFLRPEGPGSEEATTLKAGNVFIVPRGRWHRLELDGPSDLMSITLRNGTRLEKRAEGQSGA, translated from the coding sequence ATGATGAAGACCTCTCCCATCGACCTGTTCCACTCTGCGATCCGCCTGTATGACAACGGACGGGTCCAGGCCGAGGAACGTCAGATGCACGGCGAACTGAACGGATGGACGGTCGCGACCTTCCACGTCGAGACCGACGAGGACGTTCACCCTGATTACTGGGAGATGCACCCCGGAGCCGAGGAGGCGGTGTGCGTGCTGGCCGGCGGAGTGCGTATCTTCCTGCGCCCGGAGGGCCCCGGTTCGGAAGAGGCGACCACTCTGAAGGCGGGAAACGTGTTCATCGTGCCGCGCGGCCGCTGGCACCGCCTGGAGCTGGACGGCCCGAGCGACCTGATGTCCATCACGCTGCGCAACGGCACCCGCCTGGAGAAGCGGGCCGAAGGCCAGAGCGGGGCCTGA
- a CDS encoding roadblock/LC7 domain-containing protein, with amino-acid sequence MTTLSHEARKFDWLITEFVRGTPGVAHAVCVSADGLRIASSEGFPDDRADQLAAVAAGLLSLTVGASRVFEGGAVTQTVVEMERGLMLVMAISDGSVLAVLASPDCDMGLVAYQMTLLVDRAGQVLTPALRAELQTSRGR; translated from the coding sequence GTGACGACTCTCAGCCATGAGGCGCGTAAGTTCGACTGGCTGATCACCGAGTTCGTCCGCGGCACCCCCGGGGTCGCGCACGCGGTGTGCGTCTCCGCGGACGGGCTGCGGATCGCCAGCTCGGAGGGTTTCCCGGACGACCGGGCCGATCAGCTGGCCGCGGTCGCGGCCGGCCTGCTCAGCCTGACGGTGGGCGCGTCCCGCGTGTTCGAGGGCGGGGCCGTGACCCAGACGGTGGTCGAGATGGAGCGCGGCCTGATGCTGGTCATGGCGATCAGCGACGGTTCCGTGCTCGCCGTACTGGCCTCTCCCGACTGCGACATGGGCCTTGTCGCCTACCAGATGACCCTGCTCGTGGACCGGGCCGGCCAGGTGCTCACCCCGGCCCTCCGGGCTGAACTGCAGACCTCCCGGGGGCGGTAG
- a CDS encoding ammonium transporter yields MKIDGGTTAWMLTATALVLLMTPGLAFFYGGMTRAKSVLNMMMMSWVSIIVVTIAWVLYGHSLAFDTAGDGTGIVNKLIGGLDNLGLAGMVETATKDDGTGMPSLVFSMFQMTFAIITVALISGALADRVKFGAWVVFGLVWVSLVYFPVAHWVWGGGWLSSLGIEDFAGGTVVHINAGAAALAVALVIGKRVGWGKDPMRPHNLTLVLLGAGLLWFGWFGFNAGSELAVDGTTGLAFINTQIATAVAAGAWLLVEKLRDGHSTSLGVASGAVAGLVAITPACGFVDPWAAFVIGAIAGVVCAYAVGLKYKLGYDDSLDVVGVHLVGGVVGAVALGFVAAYPFADGQEKGILVGGPLSQLGVQVLGPVAVGLYSFVVSWIIAKVIDKTMGFRINTEEEITGIDITSHAETGYDLGTIHSSGVAAVNGPVVAPASKKVDA; encoded by the coding sequence ATGAAGATCGATGGCGGCACCACTGCCTGGATGCTCACAGCCACCGCACTGGTGTTGCTGATGACTCCCGGGCTCGCGTTCTTCTACGGGGGCATGACCAGGGCCAAGAGCGTTCTCAACATGATGATGATGTCGTGGGTCAGCATCATCGTCGTGACGATCGCCTGGGTTCTCTACGGTCACTCACTGGCCTTTGACACCGCCGGCGACGGCACGGGCATCGTCAACAAGCTCATCGGCGGTCTTGACAACCTCGGCCTGGCCGGGATGGTGGAGACCGCGACGAAGGACGACGGCACGGGCATGCCGAGCCTGGTCTTCTCCATGTTCCAGATGACCTTCGCGATCATCACCGTGGCCCTGATCAGCGGCGCGCTCGCCGACCGCGTCAAGTTCGGTGCCTGGGTCGTCTTCGGGCTCGTCTGGGTGAGCCTCGTCTACTTCCCCGTGGCCCACTGGGTGTGGGGCGGCGGCTGGCTGAGCAGCCTCGGCATCGAGGACTTCGCCGGAGGCACGGTCGTCCACATCAACGCCGGCGCCGCCGCCCTGGCGGTCGCGCTCGTGATCGGCAAGCGCGTCGGCTGGGGCAAGGACCCGATGCGGCCCCACAACCTCACGCTCGTTCTGCTGGGCGCCGGTCTGCTGTGGTTCGGCTGGTTCGGTTTCAACGCCGGCTCCGAGCTCGCCGTGGACGGGACGACCGGTCTGGCGTTCATCAACACCCAGATCGCCACCGCGGTCGCCGCCGGCGCCTGGCTGCTGGTGGAGAAGCTCCGCGACGGTCACTCCACCAGCCTCGGCGTGGCCTCGGGCGCCGTCGCAGGTCTGGTCGCCATCACCCCGGCCTGCGGTTTCGTCGACCCCTGGGCGGCGTTCGTCATCGGCGCGATCGCCGGCGTCGTCTGCGCCTACGCGGTCGGCCTGAAGTACAAGCTCGGTTACGACGACTCCCTCGACGTGGTCGGCGTCCACCTGGTCGGCGGTGTCGTCGGCGCGGTGGCGCTCGGTTTCGTCGCGGCCTACCCGTTCGCCGACGGCCAGGAGAAGGGGATCCTCGTCGGGGGTCCGCTCTCCCAGCTCGGCGTGCAGGTGCTGGGGCCGGTCGCGGTCGGCCTCTACTCCTTCGTCGTGTCGTGGATCATCGCCAAGGTCATCGACAAGACGATGGGCTTCCGGATCAACACCGAGGAAGAGATCACCGGCATCGACATCACCTCCCACGCCGAGACCGGTTATGACCTCGGCACCATCCACTCCTCGGGCGTGGCCGCCGTCAACGGTCCGGTCGTCGCCCCGGCGTCCAAGAAGGTCGACGCATGA